The stretch of DNA caatttgaatttttttatttttgtaaaaaaaaagtttcatgtGACTCAGTGTTATAGAGTTAGACCAAATGACACTTATTCTTGTCTCACATctatgttttcaattttaccaTTTCTTGCACCCACACCACATGGGACACTAATGTCCTCAATCAAGTATTGCATCATCACAATTAATGTTCTTAACAACTAATAGTTTCCATATCCTTCCCTATACCAATTACTACTACTTCATAACACCGTTTTATTTGTCATGTAAAAAAGTACCTAAGTCCCAAACTTGTTTCATTTTCCATCTTTGGTCCTTCAACATGGTGAAGAACAGAGCTGAAAATTTTAGCTCATTGTTTTCACTTCAAAATCACAATCTTTTCTGTGTAAAATTTGCAGCATCAATTTTCTTAGTGGGTCTTGCTTTTCGTATTGTTTTTTGGGATTCATTCAGTTTTTCATCATTTGTAGAGATAGAAAAAGCTTCTTCTTCTCCTCCTCCACCTCAAACAGAACCAAAAACAGAGTCCTCTGTTTTCTCTTCTCCAATTGAAGCACCAAAATTTGATGAATTTCAAGTGAACAACAAGACTCAAACTTTTTTGAATGGTAAGAGACTTTTTTTGGTTGTTTTTGTgaataaaatgtttattttgtgtgttttaTTTACATTTCAAAAATGTTGCTTGAAATTTTCTAACATAGCTatggacaaaaattaaaaatcaccCATGTTGCTTTTATTTCTTCTCATTTCTAAGCTTTGcatgattttaaaatttaaattaaccTAATATtgcttgttactacttttcttattGAGTTAATTCCATACATGCATGGTTAACTATATTTTAagttcatttttcttttactttgttCCAAGGTTTTAAACCGAAATTAAATTGTGGTTGCAGTCGTAAATACATAGAAAAACCTTAGCTTAGACCAAAATTGCAATCCCAAATCTTTTTTCAAAATCCTTACATTGTTTTATCATGTATTTAATTTGGCAGAATCACGATGTATCactataattttgataaaagctatatttcagaacttctgatttaccgtgataccaaacatgcgGTGACTAATTGACTAATTTGAAGCGTTTATGGCAATGTTTGAACTAGTACTAATAATGTACTTTGCAAATGTTTAGTTGCAGAAAAATGTGATTTGTTTGTGGGAGATTGGGTGTCTGATCTATCTTATCCAATGTACACAAATGAGAGTTGTCATGTGATTGAACCTCATCAAAATTGCATGAAAAATGGACGGCCAGATTTAGGGTACCTTTATTGGAGGTGGACCCCAAAAGAGTGTGAATTACCAAAGTTCAACCCAAAGAAGTTTCTTAATCTCATGAGAAATAAAGCAATGTCCTTTATTGGTGATTCTATCTCACGCAACCATGTTCAATCCCTACTTTGCATTCTCTCACAGGTATAGGTATTGTTAACTTTGTTGATCTTACTATCTAATTTGCAACTTCAAATTCTAGGCCTTTTTGTTGGAAAGATTAATTTCACTCTTGATTAATACTAGTACTAATAGTGATTCAAGATTTTTAACTGCGGTTACATTGCGATTTTTTGTATTGTGGTTACATACATACAACTGAAGTGGTTGAAATCGCGGTTGTAATACAGCTGTGAAGACATAAAAAATTTCGAAGTTGTGACTATAACTGCAATTGCAGATCACAACTTAAAATCTACTCGAGTGTATTTTTTTGTGCAACTTGATATCCGGAGTGTTTTTATTACAAAGATTTTACTCTTGATTAGTACTATCTACTAATAAATTAAGATTTTAAACTATAGTTACGTTGTGATCCTTAATATTATAGATAAATGTGATTGTAATTACAGTTGCGATGTGGTTGTGATTGTAATTATGATTGCCGCCCGCAATTTAAAAGATGCTCAATTGCATGTTTTTTCCTCACCAACCTTTGAAGACACTTGTGCTTCACTCCACTTTTTGGGCTTGTAAAATTTCAAGAATTCACCATGACAACAtcttttttgggtttttctcttcatttaaaTGTAGTGAAAGGCATGATTCCAAGATTTTAAAACAAGGCCATGTGATTCAATGATGTAAATAAATTGCATTGCATCAATAATCTAATTGGTACTATTTCCAAATCATGATTTACAAGCACTATGGTTCAACATATTGCAATGAATAATCCTTGTCATTGTCAATAAAATGTTGTTGATTTTGGAATACAGCTGGTGCTAATAGCATATGGTTTGGTCCACTGTCTTTTTCCTACCTACATTTTTCCCCCTACCTACATTGAATAAGGAAAGACTTGCAACCAAATGTTCTAGATTAGCTTTGTGTTTGTCATAGTTAGTGTAAAAAAACACCTTGAAAGTTTGCTTTCAAGTTTCCATGAATACAACACTTGCcaaattacttataaaaatgGCCCGTCGTGAAGAATTGGGTCCTTGAAATTTGCTTCTCTCAAAGTCTCTGATTCGAATCATTTCGGTGTCACTTCCTGTATTGGGCTAATCcatatagaataaaaaaaacattggcTTTAAATGGCACCCCGCAAGTAGGCTTTAAATGGCACCCCATTTATCATAAACTAGTACCTTTATTTTCTTCTAGTAGTGTCTTGCACACATTGTTATGTCAATACTCCTTAATTTGATAAGCTTTGTCCCCACAAATACTTGGTTTATCTCATTGTTGCACCATGTATTGTCTCAACAATTGGTCCTACAAAATGTGCATTAAATCAAATTCCAATGATCTTACTTGACACACAGGTGGAACCAGCTGTTGAGATCTACCATGACAAGGAATATAGATCAAAGATATGGAAATTTCCTTCTCATAACTTCACACTCTCAGTAATATGGACACCTTTCCTTATCAAAGCAGCTATTTATGAAGACATGAATGGAGTTTCATCTTCAATGGTACAACTTCATCTTGATACTCTTGACCAACTATGGACCAAACAATTCAACACTTTTGATTATGTTGTAATTGGTGGTGGAAAATGGTTTCTAAAGTCTTCAATATATCATGAAAACAACAAAGTATCTGGCTGCCATTACTGTCCTGGAAAGAATTTAACCGATCTAGGGTTCGACTACGCGTACCGCAAAGCTTTACAACTTGTTTTCAACTTCTTTACAAGTTCTAGCCATAATGCAACTGTTTTATTTAGAACTACAACACCAGATCATTTTGAAAATGGTGAATGGTTTAGTGGAGGGTATTGTAATAGAACTATACCCTTCAAAGAGGGTGAAATTGATATGATAGATGTAGATTCTATCATGAGAGGTATTGAAGTTGATGAGTTTGAGAAAGCTATTACATCACTAGGATCTGAGAAAAGGGTAAAGTTGAAACTTTTGGACACAACTTTTCTTTCATTGTTGAGACCAGATGGACATCCAGGACCTTATAGACAGTTTCAGCCATTTGCAAAAGATAAGAATGCTAAAGTTCAGAATGATTGCTTGCATTGGTGTTTACCAGGACCAATTGATTCATGGAATGATATAGTAATGGAAATGTTAGTCAATGGTTAATAATAATGTGAGAATAATCTGTCACTGCATCACATagatttgaactttgaaaatgGTTTCAACAATGATAATTTGAAACTCAGGATTTTTTACTACATGATAGTGTGATTCAATACTTCTATTAGGTTGAGCTTCTTTGTGTAGATGGTATTGTACAGCATAATCAAAACTTTGCCATGTAATTTGTAAAAACTCATTTCCTGTCCTTTTCAACATAATtataaggcaaatgctaaatagtgcccccagACACtttttaagcccttaaatagtaagttttttatagaatttttatcggaatgcgtaaagtcaacgcattggaaattacagtatttaactttttgaataaaaagtttctttaaatggaatgcttaaagagttccccggggcactcgttagcaataccctaattataattatcaatatatcatccctattttatttgatttaatcaGAGAAAGGTGAGAACTTTGCCAATTTGGCATAAACAAGTAATATGAGATGATAATCAAGTAATAATATCAGTAATAATATCTTTGCCAGCCTAATCAACAAAGTATTTTAATCAgaattttttatagatgatcagTAATAATATCTTTGCCAAGTATTTTGTTACAGAAAATATTGAACTAGTCTCAAACCAATGCAAAACAACATCGATCACTCTTTTGTTTCACCTATTCAACTTCATTGCGGGCTGAAATGTCTATTTCATATTAACATCTTAAACAACGAGTAAACAGTCACTTTGTCCCTGAAAGTGTCACTCGATGTCACAGTGGTCCTCGAATCAAtgaaaaacatttaaaaatccCTGAATTAAAACTCCGTTAGTCAGAATCATCTGTAACGTTATCTCTCCGTTTATTTTAGGTGATGTGTCCCAAAGTTTGACTCATTGACCAACATGtagcaatattttattcaattttaacaGCCACTTAAGCAAGGACCAAATTGACACTCAAAATCAAatacttataaataaaaaaatacaataaaatattagaaaaactaaaaattcaACCAAAATCAATAAACTCGTCTCCAATCTCCGGCCATAATTCATCTAtcaaaacattaatttttttaaaaaaataaaaacaaattcataCCAAATCCCCCTCTCACCTTAAAAGTTAAagtaaactttaaaaaaatccaacaaAGCATCAAAATATCCGAGTCAAAATGCCACATCAGCGTATTACAAGACACATTTAGGGAGGGTTTTTTTTTCCGTTAATTTGGGGGCTTATTTGACAGCGAGTGACACTTTCAGGGATTAAAGTGGTTGTTTACTCCTTAAACAAGTAATttgccatatttttttttaaatatactaaCGAGAGTGAATTGACTAATTAGATTATGTTCCATTTTAGTATTATCGTACATGATATTTTAAAGAGTTTcactttatatattattgtattttaatttcatttcatattaATACAATTGAATATGATTGgaggaaaataaatataaatcattttccttttcattgGGAGTGAGAGGGAGAGCGGAATCAGGCCAAGAAAATTTCCATTCATGTAGCTAGCTAGCTTAGGTGGATACTCGACCTTCGTCTCCAAAGTGTTGTATGGTACCAAACACTTAGCTGCAAAAACTTCAGCAAACAAAGTGGAGGTAATCCTCCATAAGCTAATTGAGCGATCTTTCGTTCCTCTAGCTTCATACCAGAGAAGTCTTACACTTTGAGGTCGGCATATCCAAAACCCTATTACTTCTGGAATGTTGGTCCATGTCCACAAAAATGCTTATTAGGTGTTTTTTCTTATCTCAATTAGGAATTGAAATCAATTTAAGATTTGATTTGAAATGTTTTGTTTAAATTGATCGAGTTAGTATATGTGTTATTTCCACGGTATAAGTTGACTCAAAAGCATATTTGTAACTTTTAATTTGATCGCAATTACTATAACTGttgtataaatataaaaaaatacttatatcATGGTTATTTCCGTCTATTTTCCAAAGAAtggaattaaaatattatttggtCATATCATAAAATATCAGTTCCTGATTCTCTCATTCACAAGTCTCTACATCAGATTGATGGAGAAACTTTAGAAGGAGATGATTCATCTTCATTAAATTGGGCGTTTTTTCAAAGATACTATTAATGGATATGAAATTACGGCGATCTCTAACATGGAAAAGTTTctcaagtggtgcatggtgtacaattaataaataacatcataacgaatacgaatttcacaaaatataccatttgatttaatgtttatatcatatagatcatctataaaaaaattaaagaaattatggatgatctatatgataaaCTTTCAAACCAACGGTCgatttataaaattcgtatttgttataatgttattcactACTTGTGCACCATACACTACTTGAGAGGCTTGTGCATGTTAAACAAAGAcccaaattatataaaatatattatataaagggacaaaaagagtgaaaaagtcttataattttttttaagcaaataggTGCAGAAGTAAATCCTCTACCACACCCAAgctaaattaaattgaaaaaagaatataatacttttaattctaatttctaatttcTAACGTATATACTATTTTGTACAAAAAGAATTAAGGTGAATGGAACTgttcaaaaataatatttcccctgtcccaaaatataaagaaaaattggtcaaagaaagttgatgtatttagttaaaaaattggattaaatacatcaattttatttgatcaattttcccttatattttgggatggagggagtatattggTTTAGTTGATTGGGAGTCTTATTGGAGATTGATATGCATGATTTCAACAATCATATCTATTACCTGAAAATGAGGAAAGTCATttgtatattatttattaatattcaaattttattttatttttaatttaaatttcataatatattatcaTACATGTAGTTGGTTGGTagtgtttttaatattgatatGTATGACTCCAAGAATTTTAACATGTGATAATGATGAAAAATTAATTgtattatttatctattttttttataattgaaatatcatgttatattattttttttaaataaaatatatacataagataattacacttgaatgaAAGGCAAACATGCGACAAGCTGCGccgttattatttgtgttttcattctttctttttacttaaaatttacaacactaatatttttaaattaaaagtaagattatcaattttaaatttaattaaaaattaaattctcaaTCAAGAATATTCAAGTTTGATCTCTAATTAACTTGGTCGGTACTTGAGTACCCATAAACAACACCCACGCATAATAATCATTTTTCTTCCTTAAAACTCCAATCCTTAATGACATCCAGAAGCATCAATATAATGAGAGTCATCTCAAGTTCTCAACTATGATGGCACCACTCTCACTAACCTTGCAAGCATACCACAATTTATtgataaataatagaaaaacaACAAAGTGTGTGTTTCTGTGTGGAGCATGAACCAAACCTACAATAGCAAGATATTTACTTAAACCTATATTCATATTTCCTAAGAAATCATCATCCAGGAAAGAAACTAGGGACTAATTGCCACCGATAGAAGCCTTGAATTAAAATCCATTTGAGGAGGTCAAACTATGATGTATGGATACTCCATTTAGACGGAGTatgtgttagataataaaataatagtctatgttattgggactgttagtttagagtcattaggttttattatatattttctagtaacctttttgtaatgttaagttaTGGATATTCTATTgaaccctagccgtctttctcttttcctatttgtatatctctaattctaacatggtatcagagcatggTTCGATCCACCTTGAATCACTTATCGTTTCCGCCGTTGAATTCCCATAAGTGTTTGGGAATGTGGAGTTGTTTTGCTCTTTGATTGTTGTTGTGCTATGCTgctaagaagaaaaagaagaaacgtGAAGTATTGTCAGGTGTGCTGGAATATTGAAGGATTGTATCTTTGGGTGTTGATCAATTTGTGGTTTTGGAATGGTTCGTATAGTTAATTTTGGGGTTTGTTAATTGCACGTTGCAATTGTTATTTGCATTACACATGAAGTATTGTCTTGGGTTCTTTGCTTTCTTTACAGAAAGTGTATCAATTTGATAGTTTCCTTACTACAAATGTGCCACGACGTACGTGATGCATCTATTTGGCAACAAAAGATATATGTGCATCTTTATTTTCGTTGACTGGAGGTAGTTAATTTGGTTCGTATTGTTCTTCGGTTTGATTTGATTCGACGTATTTATTCATCTCTTAGattgtttcttcttcaattgttcttttctttgttgAGTTGATTGTCGTCTCAGTTGGTTTGATtattctgattgcattgcacttctttctggcttcttctgattgcattgtaCTTCTCCCtgacttcttctgattgattgcacttctcctTGGTTACTTCTGATTGCATTGTACTTCTCCCtggcttcttctgattgcacttctctctgACTTCTTCTGTTTGATTGCACTTCTTTCtggcttcttctgattgcattgcacttctctctgtCTTCTTCTAATTGATTGCACTTCTTCCtggcttcttctgattgcattgcacttcttcCTGACTTCTTCcgattgattgcacttctctctaTTGGTTGATTCTTCTGTTTGGTTTAGATATGTTCgtttaatttgtaacaagcttaaaacTTAGTAAGCTTTAGGTTGAATGGTAATGTTTGAAGTTTATAGTATTTAGtatgtttttcatattttatttgacaaactcacaatgcttcttgttgattcatcgtgagtttgagagtaggcgttagataataaaataatagtctatgttattgAGCCTGTTAGTTTAGATTCCAttaagttttattatatattctctagtaaccttTTTATAATGTTAAGCTATGGATATTCTATTgaaccctagccgtctttctcttttcttatttttgtatCTCTAATTCTAACACCGAGTATGTATCGGGTACCGGTACACGTACGGTACTCCCCCGATACGCACCGACGCCGTaccaatttttgttttgtttttagcaatGGGTACGCACGTGGTACACCTGTGGTACACGCGTGGTACACCAATACAAAAAAacacgttttttttttccttttcttttattattattttttttataggaagatttaggttttttatttgtttataatataaaagtagtaactattgctaaaaaacaataacaaagtagccCCGGAATTATTCACTCATTTATCGAAAAAGAATAGGCTCaattcaaagagagatgaaTATCTAGTTTTTATTGAAACCAATCTCCGTCTTCTCtcgagaaagagaaatattaatatttataatgaaagtgcaacaaaaatgtgggatattcgtagagatgaatgagatttatttaatatatagttgatattcttgaaattgctagtctttctcgcgatgaacctaactagaggtcgctctttttagtgatgatggagagggaaataattgactcttttttagctaattgctttttaatttcatattttgatgtttcgaacaatttaaattacctttaaagtgtggtgtgatatttttcatgtttaattatttgttttaacaatataattatattaaaaaaaaaattatagggacgtacccgtaccttagtttttctaaaaatagcGTACCCCATAACAGTACCCGTACCGGGTatcggtaccgtacccgcacccgggcAACATAGAGGCCAACTTATAGACAcaatcagtgttttaaaaatcggaccggATAAGCTATTGAACCGGCGTGAACCGGGAAAAACTAGAAAAATCGGTGAACCGGTCGGTTTTCAAAACCCGCGATTTGAATGTATTTTtcgttttattttcttttctgttttgaTTTTTCTGAAACTATGGATGTAaatccaacttttttttttcttcttctggaaTTATGGTTGTGTTGTATCTTTGATTGGAAGTACTCGTATGATTTACCATTGAAATAGTTGTGATGTTGCTTTGAAAAAATCAGATCTTGTTTTcaagttaaaaaagaaaaatttatttgtatccTTTATTATTAAAAACTTTCTCTTGATGCACAACCATCAATTTCAGTTTAAGAACCACATAGTTCTTTCTCTGCCATGTAACAaaggtattaaaaaaaaagtagaaaaagagGTGGAGGTTgaagaagaggaggaagagtttGAAAAGAACAACACACATGAGTTTGAGAAGCAAGAAAATATAAGATCTGTGCATTTGGAAACCACTTATGATTTGCGTGGTGACTGCTTTGTACAATTAGATTTAGGATTTCATCCTATTGGTGttatatatcaaaattattgggtttgaagtaataaaaatattgggCTTTTAAAGTTTTCTTGAAAAAGAAGTATGGGACCTTTAAACATAgtagtaaaataatataattggctatgtaatttttatttactcttataaatattttttttaagacaaactcttttaaatacttaaaaaatatatatttaattattatttgagCTTTGGTAGTATTTTAAactttggagaatgttaacttgtgcccttaaggcacatgttaaggaagcaagtGTCATAATTTTTAGAGATAAGTCACTCGGTTTCACCGATTTAaactatatagttttattttatttttttggtagtgaactatatagttttattattgACACCAGTTTATTAAACCGAGTTATCCGATTCGACCgatttaataactatatagttttattatagagaGTGGTTCATTCTATCGAtttaatccggtttgtcatGCGATTCGACCAGTGAcacagtggttcgaccaatgaaccaatgaaccagtaacttcgccggttcgatgaccgatccggtttttaaaacactgggcACAACAGCATAAGTATTCCCTTTCCTATAAATGTGAGaagcaaaaaataacatttgtttAGTTAAAGCAATAAAATTCAGGCACCTATTTTAGAGCTTTAAGGAACTAgataatcatttttgaaatgCAATCTCAATGGCCATCATATCACCAATAAACTCATAGCGCCAGAGGGACATATAAGTGCAAATAAAACATGAATGAAATGACATTCTTGTGTAAGGCATTAATAAAACATTTATACTTTGAATTTTCATCCTGAATTTTGTGCTACACTGTTGAATGACATCCAACTT from Trifolium pratense cultivar HEN17-A07 linkage group LG5, ARS_RC_1.1, whole genome shotgun sequence encodes:
- the LOC123885700 gene encoding protein trichome birefringence-like 25; protein product: MFLTTNSFHILPYTNYYYFITPFYLSCKKVPKSQTCFIFHLWSFNMVKNRAENFSSLFSLQNHNLFCVKFAASIFLVGLAFRIVFWDSFSFSSFVEIEKASSSPPPPQTEPKTESSVFSSPIEAPKFDEFQVNNKTQTFLNVAEKCDLFVGDWVSDLSYPMYTNESCHVIEPHQNCMKNGRPDLGYLYWRWTPKECELPKFNPKKFLNLMRNKAMSFIGDSISRNHVQSLLCILSQVEPAVEIYHDKEYRSKIWKFPSHNFTLSVIWTPFLIKAAIYEDMNGVSSSMVQLHLDTLDQLWTKQFNTFDYVVIGGGKWFLKSSIYHENNKVSGCHYCPGKNLTDLGFDYAYRKALQLVFNFFTSSSHNATVLFRTTTPDHFENGEWFSGGYCNRTIPFKEGEIDMIDVDSIMRGIEVDEFEKAITSLGSEKRVKLKLLDTTFLSLLRPDGHPGPYRQFQPFAKDKNAKVQNDCLHWCLPGPIDSWNDIVMEMLVNG